A region from the Salvelinus fontinalis isolate EN_2023a chromosome 23, ASM2944872v1, whole genome shotgun sequence genome encodes:
- the LOC129821033 gene encoding probable G-protein coupled receptor 156, which translates to MESERNCSSFCDSRLCLIHPGVNTQKGLEILQRLCTLSTMGRELQRRSLSPVLCAVVWTMLSCGILLAFCFLLFTLRFKNNRIVKMSSPNLNVLTLCGSILTYSSGFLFAFEERIHLQGAGARAILQARIWTLCLGSTLVFVPILGKTWRLYRVFTQRVPDKRVIIRDIQLMGLVSLLILVDLLVLTAWSLTDPVKCARSIGAVVKVVERDMSYSLSQLDSCSSLYSDLWHILLVVMKGGLLLYGTYLAGLTSNVSLPPVNQSPTIMTAVSLVTLSTAVAVPVSRFLQAWPNVVYSMVAGAIFICTLATNCMLFVPQLTQWRRFEEEHNNPSQMAKYFSSPSKSVQSVYSQDEIYYLLGENNSMKMLLNEKNAVIDSLQEQVNNAKDKLLRLMSSSHPHEDQEIDSSTTNLHSSSTQTIVVQSDCSPTPLPHRDIAEPPLSSPPFSSPPLSAPPTTSAVYTPPSDSPSAPLSTPPPPALSPPPGDGVSVKQWSVEFGQDIQGAGMETETRWCKVEGTGSQQQCGGVRSNLLVTPKPSVFSRTGVRTPGKRAGTKTTPSCQSTYVTSSSYLFPVGKSEPSRCHGHPVLPWVTSVRPAGFVSSEHLQEILRELSVVPVMETALSSPNHSRGIRRPTLPSSTDPSVRSPLSLHAPRTHHPPLLFRYPSISPYVMRKRRPPFHQPRGGPPPCYYPGSETPRWGRRDAGSLQLDKHPSKTQPQLEAVGTETSPLRPEDSDSEEWEEAGHRVTNRCGRRGSRWEHRLPPPRKCSITPFSGHTHPSPSNGDGGGEGGLDRDRGRDLYGYWDSDSSSSADYCYYHRPYCDACLPHGSYPSSDSSSSYSSDSEYGGFASLCRSTHPVVNFKEDLNPTFV; encoded by the exons ATGGGAAGGGAGCTGCAGAGGCGGTCTCTCTCGCCAGTGCTCTGTGCAGTTGTCTGGACCATGCTCTCCTGTGGCATCTTGCTGGCTTTCTGCTTCCTGCTCTTCACCCTGCGCTTCAAGAACAACag gatAGTGAAGATGTCCAGTCCTAACCTTAATGTACTGACTCTGTGTGGAAGTATCCTCACCTACAGCAGTGGCTTCCTATTTGCTTTTGAGGAACGCATCCACCTACAAGGGGCAGGAGCGAGAGCAATACTCCAG GCCCGGATCTGGACGTTGTGTCTTGGCAGCACTCTGGTATTTGTGCCCATCCTGGGGAAAACATGGCGGCTCTACAGAGTATTCACCCAACGTGTTCCTGACAAGAGAGTG ATCATCAGAGACATCCAGTTGATGGGCTTGGTATCTCTGTTGATTCTGGTGGACCTGCTGGTTCTCACCGCCTGGAGTCTAACCGACCCGGTCAAATGTGCACGGTCCATTGGGGCTGTGGTCAAGGTGGTGGAGAGGGACATGTCCTACTCTCTGTCTCAGCTGGACTCTTGTTCCTCTCTCTACTCAGACCTGTGGCATATCCTCCTCGTCGTGATGAAG GGTGGCCTGCTCCTGTATGGGACCTACCTGGCTGGTCTCACCAGCAACGTCAGCCTCCCTCCGGTCAACCAGTCCCCCACCATCATGACCGCGGTCAGCCTGGTCACCCTGTCCACGGCGGTGGCGGTCCCGGTGTCGCGGTTCCTGCAGGCATGGCCCAACGTGGTCTATAGTATGGTGGCTGGAGCCATCTTCATCTGTACCCTCGCCACCAACTGTATGCTTTTTGTACCTCAG TTGACCCAGTGGCGTCGGTTTGAGGAGGAGCACAACAACCCTAGTCAAATGGCGAAGTACTTCAGCAGCCCCAGTAAGAGTGTCCAGTCTGTCTACAGCCAGGATGAGATCTACTATCTCCTGGGAGAGAACAACTCCATGAAGATGCTCCTCAATGAG AAGAATGCTGTGATTGACAGTCTGCAGGAGCAGGTGAACAACGCCAAAGACAAGCTACTGCGCCTCATGTCCAGTAGCCACCCCCACGAGGACCAGGAAATTGACTCTTCCACCACCAACCTCCACTCCTCATCCACCCAGACCATAGTTGTGCAGTCCGACTGCTCTCCAACTCCCCTGCCACACAGGGACATAGCAgaacctcccctctcttctcctcccttttcTTCACCTCCTCTGTCTGCTCCTCCCACTACTTCTGCTGTCTATACACCTCCTTCTgattctccctctgctcctctctctactcctcctccacctgccctctctcctcccccagggGATGGTGTGAGTGTGAAACAGTGGAGTGTAGAATTTGGTCAAGACATCCAGGGTGCAGGgatggagactgagacaaggTGGTGTAAGGTTGAGGGGACTGGGTCCCAGCAGCAGTGTGGAGGGGTGAGGTCTAACCTCCTAGTCACCCCTAAGCCCTCTGTCTTCTCCAGGAcaggagtcaggacaccagggaaGAGGGCAGGGACAAAAACCACACCCTCCTGTCAGTCAACCTATGTCACTTCCTCTTCCTATCTATTTCCTGTGGGAAAGTCGGAACCCTCGCGTTGCCATGGCCATCCCGTGTTGCCGTGGGTGACAAGCGTCAGGCCGGCAGGGTTTGTGAGCAGTGAGCATCTCCAGGAAATCCTCCGGGAACTGAGTGTGGTCCCTGTCATGGAAACGGCCCTCAGCTCACCCAATCACAGCAGGGGGATCAGGAGACCCACTCTGCCCTCCTCGACCGACCCCTCGgtccgctctcctctctccctccatgcccCTCGCACccatcatccccctctcctcttccgctACCCCAGTATCTCCCCCTACGTGATGAGGAAACGCAGACCTCCATTCCATCAACCCAGAGGGGGGCCTCCAccctgttactacccagggtCAGAGACTCCTCGCTGGGGAAGGAGGGATGCTGGATCCTTACAACTAGATAAGCACCCCTCAAAAACACAACCCCAGCTCGAGGCTGTTGGCACAGAGACCAGTCCCCTCCGCCCTGAAGACAGTGATTCAGAAGAATGGGAAGAGGCAGGGCATAGAGTAACAAATAGGTGTGGGAGGCGCGGCTCGAGGTGGGAGCACCGGCTACCACCCCCTCGAAAATGCTCCATCACCCCCTTCTCAGGACATACCCACCCAAGCCCTTCAAACGGGGATGGGGGCGGTGAGGGAGGGCTAGACCGAGACCGTGGCAGGGACTTGTATGGTTACTGGGACTCAGACTCCAGCAGCTCGGctgactactgctactaccaccgaCCCTACTGCGATGCCTGCCTGCCACACGGCTCCTACCCCTCCAGCGACAGCTCCTCCTCATACTCCTCGGACAGTGAGTACGGCGGCTTCGCCAGCCTCTGCCGCTCCACACACCCTGTGGTCAACTTCAAGGAAGACCTCAATCCCACCTTCGTATGA